One Sporomusaceae bacterium ACPt DNA window includes the following coding sequences:
- the rodA gene encoding putative FtsW-like protein translates to MNQTRLTEFSLLLIAGLVLLNGFLAVMLASNQFNYQSLSIVVGLIIGWMVISLFVRRSLSTADPVLLPLAVCLSSIGLTIILRLRPDLFIPQVMWMTVGLIAFALTAVVFRQIEVIARYKYLCGITGIILLLITIVFGVDISGNKNWVILGPIRFQPSEFAKLLIIIFLAAYLSERRQLLTFATRHYGPLTLPHPRFIAPLLALWGLTMAMLIIQRDLGAALLYFGTTVTMTYMASGRLSYVVLALGMFFIGSVACYLLFPHVQIRIDIWLNPWADPTGHAYQIVQSLFAFGSGGVLGSGLTFGYPTVIPEVHTDFVFAAIGEELGLAGTAATLIAYILVVYRAFRIALISPTPFTMLLAGGLAIITALQVFLIIGGVTKFLPLTGITLPLISYGGSSMVSSFILLGMLFAVSEAKAANED, encoded by the coding sequence ATGAATCAGACAAGATTAACCGAATTTAGTCTATTACTTATTGCCGGCCTAGTATTGTTAAATGGTTTTTTAGCGGTCATGTTAGCAAGTAATCAGTTTAATTATCAAAGTCTTAGCATTGTAGTCGGTTTAATCATTGGGTGGATGGTCATTTCGCTCTTTGTCCGGCGTTCGCTGTCAACCGCAGACCCGGTGTTGCTGCCTTTAGCCGTATGTTTATCCTCCATTGGCTTAACAATTATTTTGAGATTGCGGCCGGATCTGTTTATACCACAAGTAATGTGGATGACGGTCGGATTAATAGCCTTTGCTCTTACAGCCGTTGTTTTCCGGCAAATAGAAGTTATTGCTAGATATAAATACCTTTGCGGGATAACCGGTATTATCCTTTTGTTAATAACAATCGTTTTTGGCGTCGATATTAGCGGCAATAAAAACTGGGTTATATTGGGCCCAATAAGATTTCAACCGTCTGAATTCGCCAAACTGCTGATTATTATATTTTTGGCCGCCTATCTCAGCGAACGGCGGCAGTTATTAACGTTTGCCACCAGGCATTATGGCCCGTTAACCTTGCCACATCCGCGGTTTATAGCACCGCTTTTGGCATTATGGGGGCTAACCATGGCCATGCTTATTATCCAGCGGGATTTGGGAGCCGCCTTGTTGTATTTCGGTACTACTGTCACCATGACATATATGGCGAGCGGACGACTAAGCTATGTAGTCCTGGCGCTAGGTATGTTTTTTATAGGCTCAGTAGCATGCTACCTGCTCTTTCCCCATGTTCAAATCAGAATTGATATCTGGCTCAACCCGTGGGCTGACCCGACCGGGCACGCTTACCAAATTGTCCAGTCATTATTTGCTTTCGGTTCGGGAGGTGTTCTCGGCAGCGGCTTGACTTTCGGTTACCCTACTGTTATACCGGAAGTGCATACCGACTTCGTGTTTGCCGCAATCGGTGAAGAGCTGGGACTGGCCGGCACGGCTGCGACTCTTATTGCTTATATACTTGTTGTCTACCGGGCTTTCCGTATAGCGCTTATCTCGCCTACACCATTTACAATGCTACTGGCTGGTGGACTGGCAATAATTACCGCTCTACAAGTTTTTCTCATCATCGGCGGTGTTACCAAGTTTTTACCGCTAACCGGCATAACTTTGCCACTGATCAGTTACGGCGGCAGCTCTATGGTCTCAAGCTTTATCCTGCTGGGCATGTTATTTGCCGTATCGGAGGCGAAAGCGGCCAATGAAGACTAA
- the rsmB gene encoding Ribosomal RNA small subunit methyltransferase B has product MTAKKFDAREVALKVINDVEISGAYANIALAQEITRRGAQGQLSEQDRRFITELVYGTIKCGATLDWMLSHYLSRPLAKVAPVIRNILRLGIYQLFFLEKVPVSAACNQAVELTKKYGHAGTVKFVNGVLRNAARSPEKIVYPDRDKQPVKYLALKYFHPEWLVDRWVKRLGASTCEQLCQANNVTPPLSVRTNTVKITRDELINRLTAEGVTCQASSWTPEGIICYEHPGLGWLKSLQEGLFQIQDESSMLVAHILDPQPGEFIIDACGAPGGKTTHIASLMNNTGQVLSTDIYEHKLAITRENARRLGLNIIETKTLDAVHLGHTYPSKADRVLVDAPCSGLGVLRRKPDSRWRKSIEILDDLPKLQAAILVSAAQCVKRGGVLVYSTCTTEPAENQDIVNSFLSSHPEFVLDSAGQYLPGNKRSDTMLQLWPHIDKVDGFFITRMTRQK; this is encoded by the coding sequence ATGACTGCAAAAAAATTCGACGCCAGAGAAGTTGCGCTAAAAGTTATTAATGATGTTGAAATTAGCGGCGCCTATGCCAATATCGCTCTGGCGCAAGAGATAACCCGCCGGGGCGCACAAGGACAGCTTTCCGAGCAAGACCGGCGGTTTATAACCGAATTGGTATATGGTACGATAAAATGTGGCGCTACTTTGGACTGGATGCTCAGTCATTACCTGAGCCGACCTCTTGCTAAAGTGGCGCCTGTTATTAGAAATATATTGCGGCTAGGTATCTATCAACTGTTTTTTCTCGAAAAAGTACCAGTTTCAGCAGCCTGCAACCAAGCTGTAGAGTTAACGAAGAAATATGGGCATGCCGGTACTGTAAAATTTGTCAACGGCGTCCTAAGAAACGCCGCCCGCAGCCCGGAAAAAATTGTTTATCCAGACAGGGATAAGCAACCTGTAAAATACTTGGCCCTCAAATACTTTCACCCTGAATGGCTGGTAGACCGGTGGGTTAAGCGACTGGGTGCATCAACTTGTGAACAATTGTGTCAGGCTAACAATGTTACACCGCCGCTGTCAGTTCGCACCAATACCGTTAAAATTACCAGGGATGAACTAATAAACCGGTTAACAGCCGAAGGTGTAACATGCCAAGCTTCGTCTTGGACGCCTGAAGGCATAATATGTTATGAACATCCGGGGCTGGGATGGCTTAAATCACTTCAGGAAGGATTATTTCAAATACAGGATGAGAGCTCCATGCTGGTTGCCCATATCCTTGATCCTCAGCCGGGCGAATTTATCATTGATGCCTGCGGCGCGCCAGGCGGAAAGACAACTCATATTGCCAGCTTGATGAATAATACCGGACAAGTATTGTCAACTGATATTTATGAGCATAAACTGGCAATTACTCGCGAAAACGCCAGACGGCTTGGTCTGAATATAATTGAGACCAAAACGCTTGACGCCGTACACTTGGGACATACATATCCTTCCAAGGCAGACAGAGTGCTGGTTGACGCGCCATGCTCCGGTCTCGGAGTCCTGAGGCGCAAACCTGATTCCCGCTGGCGTAAATCTATTGAAATATTAGATGATTTGCCTAAGTTGCAAGCGGCTATTCTAGTGAGCGCGGCCCAGTGCGTCAAGCGGGGCGGTGTGCTGGTCTACAGCACTTGCACTACCGAACCCGCAGAGAACCAAGACATTGTAAATAGTTTTCTTAGCTCACATCCTGAATTTGTGCTGGATTCAGCCGGCCAGTACCTGCCGGGGAACAAGCGATCTGACACTATGCTCCAGCTTTGGCCGCATATTGATAAAGTAGATGGTTTTTTCATTACCCGTATGACACGGCAAAAGTAA
- the pbpA_2 gene encoding Penicillin-binding protein A, whose translation MKTNNTHHKAIRRNIRNAALFSIALLVILLGYVTYLQVIESNTLAFNPLNRRTAAAANKVERGQITDNQGKVLAFSELTTQKEYRRKYPYGAVFAHVVGYDSPKYGKAGIESVYDGYLSGQINPERRLGAISQLFKSAAGNNVMLTIDARLQETAYRALGNNRGAIVALSPVTGAVLAMVSRPGFDPDSIDAEWNNISQAAGSPLLNRAAQGLYPPGSIIKVLVAEAAMAEHLANSSREFNCTGKLKIGPDYTLPEANNRAHGKINLTEALAVSCNVTFGQLALELGRAKMAKTFDRYGFSQLVGGDMPDNLPKLPDFSQLSDGDLAQTGIGQGSLLVTPLRMAMLASTFANKGIMMKPYLVQKITAPDGTVISQTAPEKWLSPVNPDLADQVARMMVGVVKEGTGSAAAIRGVQVAGKTGTAENPHCAPHAWFIGFAPADNPQVVVAVIIENAGSGGSVAAPIAGQILRQALR comes from the coding sequence ATGAAGACTAATAATACTCATCACAAAGCAATCCGTCGCAATATCCGCAATGCTGCACTGTTTTCCATTGCCCTGCTGGTAATACTGCTTGGCTATGTAACATACCTCCAGGTTATTGAAAGCAATACTCTTGCCTTTAATCCTCTTAACCGCCGCACAGCCGCCGCTGCTAACAAGGTTGAACGAGGTCAAATAACAGACAACCAGGGAAAAGTACTTGCATTCAGTGAACTGACAACCCAAAAAGAATATCGACGCAAATATCCTTATGGAGCAGTATTTGCCCATGTGGTAGGTTATGATAGTCCCAAATATGGCAAAGCAGGTATTGAAAGCGTATATGACGGTTACCTTTCCGGGCAAATAAACCCCGAACGGCGTTTAGGCGCTATTAGTCAGCTTTTTAAAAGTGCCGCTGGCAACAATGTTATGCTTACTATTGACGCCCGGCTTCAGGAAACTGCATACCGTGCACTAGGCAATAACCGTGGCGCAATTGTTGCTTTGTCGCCAGTGACCGGCGCAGTTTTAGCCATGGTCAGCCGTCCAGGCTTTGATCCGGACAGTATTGATGCCGAATGGAACAACATCTCGCAGGCTGCCGGCAGTCCGCTGTTGAACCGTGCTGCGCAGGGGCTGTATCCGCCTGGATCAATAATTAAAGTACTCGTGGCTGAAGCAGCAATGGCCGAGCACCTCGCCAACAGCAGCCGCGAATTTAATTGTACTGGCAAACTTAAAATCGGCCCAGATTATACACTGCCAGAAGCCAATAATAGGGCACACGGCAAGATCAACTTGACTGAGGCTCTGGCTGTGTCTTGCAACGTTACTTTTGGCCAACTGGCACTTGAACTGGGACGTGCAAAAATGGCCAAAACCTTTGACCGTTATGGCTTTTCGCAGCTTGTTGGCGGCGATATGCCCGACAACTTGCCAAAGCTGCCTGATTTCAGTCAGTTAAGTGATGGCGATTTGGCACAGACAGGCATCGGCCAAGGCAGTTTACTTGTTACACCGCTGAGAATGGCTATGCTGGCAAGTACTTTTGCCAATAAAGGAATTATGATGAAGCCATACTTGGTGCAAAAAATTACCGCTCCTGACGGCACAGTAATTAGCCAAACTGCACCAGAGAAATGGCTTTCGCCTGTAAACCCGGATCTTGCTGACCAGGTAGCACGCATGATGGTAGGTGTAGTAAAAGAGGGTACAGGCAGCGCAGCGGCAATACGCGGCGTTCAGGTTGCCGGTAAAACAGGCACAGCCGAAAACCCGCACTGTGCTCCTCATGCTTGGTTTATCGGTTTTGCGCCAGCAGATAATCCACAGGTTGTGGTAGCCGTAATCATTGAAAATGCCGGGTCCGGCGGCAGCGTAGCAGCACCAATAGCCGGCCAAATCCTGAGACAGGCACTACGTTAA
- the rlmN gene encoding putative dual-specificity RNA methyltransferase RlmN, whose product MQPEEGKFELFGLFAPEIASVIQPLGLQQYRGKQIAEWIYRHGVRDFNAMTNLSKEQRVALERRFTIIKPVLKVEQHSSDGRTSKFLLAFADGMAVETVLMRQPYGNSVCISTQVGCAMGCSFCASTLGGLARNLTAGEILAEVLYVAELLKAEGKKVDSIVIMGSGEPLANYDNVLKFIRLIHEPYCLNLSYRSITLSTSGLIPEIDRLTGEGLPITLSISLHAPNNDLRSKLMPINKRYPLEQLLTAVDKYATTNGRRVTYEYTLIAGINDQPVHARELTAILRGRLANVNLIPINPVPERGLLRPNAADITRFEQILKQGHVNVTVRREMGVDIDAACGQLRYKVLSKING is encoded by the coding sequence ATGCAACCTGAAGAAGGTAAATTTGAATTATTCGGCTTGTTTGCACCCGAAATTGCCAGTGTGATACAACCGCTTGGATTACAGCAATACCGTGGCAAACAAATCGCCGAGTGGATATATCGTCATGGTGTGCGGGATTTTAATGCTATGACCAATCTATCAAAAGAACAACGTGTTGCGCTTGAACGCCGGTTTACTATTATTAAACCTGTACTAAAAGTCGAGCAACATTCAAGCGATGGCCGTACAAGCAAATTTTTACTGGCATTTGCTGACGGTATGGCAGTTGAAACTGTCCTCATGCGCCAGCCTTACGGAAACAGTGTCTGTATATCTACCCAGGTTGGCTGCGCCATGGGCTGTTCTTTTTGCGCGTCGACTTTAGGTGGTCTGGCACGAAACCTTACTGCCGGTGAAATTTTGGCTGAAGTGCTCTATGTAGCTGAACTATTAAAGGCCGAAGGAAAAAAAGTTGACTCCATTGTTATTATGGGTTCAGGTGAGCCATTGGCTAATTACGACAATGTACTAAAATTCATTCGTCTTATTCATGAACCGTATTGTCTGAATTTAAGTTATCGCAGCATAACTCTGTCGACTTCAGGATTGATTCCAGAGATTGACCGGTTAACCGGCGAAGGTCTGCCAATCACTTTGTCCATATCTTTACATGCGCCTAACAATGATCTACGTTCAAAACTAATGCCTATCAATAAACGTTACCCATTGGAACAATTGCTCACCGCCGTCGATAAATATGCTACAACTAACGGCCGGCGTGTTACCTATGAGTATACCTTAATTGCCGGTATCAACGACCAACCGGTCCATGCCAGGGAATTGACGGCAATCCTCCGGGGACGGCTGGCCAATGTCAATCTCATTCCCATTAATCCAGTGCCTGAACGCGGCCTGCTCCGCCCGAACGCGGCCGACATTACCAGATTTGAACAAATTTTAAAACAAGGACACGTAAATGTCACTGTCCGAAGGGAAATGGGAGTCGATATTGACGCCGCTTGCGGACAGCTACGCTACAAAGTTTTGTCAAAAATCAATGGTTAA
- the fmt gene encoding Methionyl-tRNA formyltransferase: MEKLRTIFMGTPDFAVPCLDMLVTEGYQVAAVVTQPDRPKGRGQKLAYSPVKEAAIAYSLPVLQPTSLKDDDFYSQIKTLKPDTIIVVAFGQFLPKRLLDLPPLGCINVHASLLPKYRGSAPIHWAIINGETTTGITTMYMDVGMDTGDMILKAEIPILPTDTTGSLHDKLKDLGATVLSETLRKLSTGQVPRQPQNETEATYARMLNRETERIDWHQPATTIHNLVRGLNPWPVAYCKYQNKSWKIWQTKVYNEFEVCSKPGRIAQITKEGIIVETGKGTIEVLEVQPESKRRMRAGECVCGYCLSVGDMFE; this comes from the coding sequence ATGGAAAAACTACGTACAATATTTATGGGAACGCCTGATTTTGCTGTTCCCTGCCTTGATATGCTGGTAACAGAAGGGTATCAGGTGGCGGCCGTTGTTACCCAGCCTGACCGCCCTAAAGGCCGCGGCCAAAAGTTAGCTTACTCCCCGGTCAAGGAAGCGGCAATAGCTTACAGTCTGCCGGTACTTCAGCCAACCAGTCTTAAAGATGATGATTTCTATAGCCAGATCAAGACGTTAAAACCTGATACAATTATTGTAGTGGCTTTCGGCCAGTTTTTACCCAAAAGACTGCTTGATTTACCACCTCTTGGTTGTATTAATGTACACGCGTCACTGTTACCCAAATACCGTGGTTCAGCGCCAATTCACTGGGCAATAATTAACGGGGAAACCACCACCGGTATTACTACCATGTATATGGATGTTGGTATGGATACCGGCGATATGATCTTAAAGGCCGAAATCCCAATTCTGCCGACAGATACTACAGGCAGTCTGCACGATAAATTAAAAGACTTAGGTGCTACCGTATTATCAGAAACTCTAAGAAAGCTGTCTACCGGACAGGTGCCCCGCCAGCCACAGAATGAGACTGAAGCTACTTATGCCCGAATGCTTAATCGTGAAACTGAGCGCATTGACTGGCATCAGCCGGCAACGACCATTCATAACTTAGTGCGCGGACTAAACCCTTGGCCGGTAGCGTACTGCAAGTACCAAAATAAATCATGGAAAATCTGGCAGACTAAAGTGTATAACGAGTTTGAGGTTTGTTCAAAACCTGGCCGGATTGCCCAGATAACCAAAGAGGGAATTATTGTAGAAACCGGCAAAGGAACAATTGAAGTACTGGAAGTACAGCCTGAATCCAAACGGCGGATGAGGGCTGGTGAGTGTGTTTGCGGCTATTGCCTGTCAGTAGGCGACATGTTTGAATAG
- the priA gene encoding primosomal protein N', with protein sequence MSNTAQVIVNIPARTIDKPFSYVIPAHLAHVDVGWRVLVPFGNRNIEAFVIGLEAENPEGLKSILDILDDYPWFDNNMLATAKWVSEYYLCSLAEAMRLFIPGHTGIKTEKYYQAPDSADLEQAAVVLASKPEEYRTVLSYIYENGPVNLTHLRKLTGNIDVILKFFLQRNLIVPVNTVTKRGRPSYKTIVNLAVSREVAAHAEQTLLKTKPAQRRLLAELLYHQQLDTTQIRRLNISQNAVKQLIATGLITPRSVPVIRNSYSKTVTNYQNIMLTSEQQAALSLIIPAIKDSHQKSFLIHGVTGSGKTQVYIEAVAAARQLGRQAIILVPEIALTSQIVSRFRAAFGDDIVVMHSKLSVGERHDAWRRLRAGEAGIVIGARSALFAPVSNLGIIIIDEEHEFTYKQEESPRYHAREVALIRAKLSGSIVILGSATPAIETYYEALTGKHTLITMQKRVDDAPMPPVTVVDMREELAKGRRSVISEALQEMLTQVLARKEQAVILLNRRGYSTFVLCRECGHVLKCRHCDIALVYHASANTLRCHYCQERHAVPDTCPECGSRYIRYFGTGTEKVEEALATLFPAARIVRMDQDTTGAKMAHDKILSAFAAGDYDILLGTQMVAKGHDIPNVTAVGIISADTALNLPDFRAAEKTFSLLTQAAGRAGRGVKAGRVIMQTYNPEHYAITAGADHNYQGFYQSEIQFRHQLNYPPYTKLIKITVQSGNEAGVHHSASQLAAQLNQLLTATGTLIIGPFPASINKIKDIFRVNIIIKTHDLSGARKCISALGIANRKDIIIDIDPVNVL encoded by the coding sequence ATGTCAAATACAGCGCAAGTAATTGTTAATATTCCGGCCCGCACCATTGATAAACCGTTCTCCTATGTCATTCCTGCCCATCTGGCTCATGTCGATGTGGGCTGGCGGGTGCTGGTACCGTTCGGAAACCGGAACATCGAAGCTTTTGTTATTGGCTTAGAAGCCGAAAACCCGGAAGGCTTAAAATCTATTCTTGACATTTTGGATGATTATCCTTGGTTTGATAACAATATGCTGGCCACAGCCAAATGGGTAAGCGAGTATTATTTATGCTCGTTGGCAGAAGCAATGCGACTATTTATTCCTGGTCACACGGGAATAAAAACCGAAAAATATTATCAGGCTCCCGACTCGGCAGATCTGGAACAGGCAGCCGTGGTATTGGCCAGTAAACCGGAAGAATACCGTACAGTGTTATCGTATATATATGAAAATGGTCCTGTTAATCTTACCCATCTGCGTAAACTGACAGGCAATATTGATGTTATACTCAAATTCTTTTTGCAGCGCAACTTAATTGTTCCGGTTAATACAGTGACGAAACGCGGCCGACCCAGTTATAAAACAATAGTTAATCTGGCGGTCAGCAGGGAAGTTGCTGCCCACGCCGAACAAACACTGCTCAAAACTAAACCGGCCCAACGTCGTCTATTAGCAGAACTGCTTTACCACCAACAGTTAGATACCACCCAAATACGCCGCTTAAATATTTCTCAGAATGCTGTGAAACAACTAATAGCAACAGGTCTGATAACGCCACGAAGCGTCCCCGTTATACGTAACAGCTATTCAAAAACAGTCACAAATTATCAAAACATTATGTTGACATCAGAACAACAAGCGGCACTTAGTTTAATTATTCCCGCAATTAAAGACAGCCATCAAAAATCCTTTTTAATTCACGGCGTCACGGGCAGCGGCAAAACTCAGGTTTATATCGAGGCGGTAGCGGCAGCACGTCAGCTTGGCCGGCAAGCTATAATACTGGTACCGGAAATTGCGTTAACCAGCCAAATTGTTTCCCGGTTTCGGGCAGCGTTCGGCGATGATATAGTTGTCATGCACAGCAAACTCTCGGTAGGGGAAAGGCATGATGCTTGGCGCCGCCTGCGCGCGGGAGAAGCCGGTATTGTTATCGGAGCACGTTCGGCCTTGTTTGCGCCAGTAAGCAATCTCGGAATAATAATAATTGATGAGGAACATGAGTTTACATACAAACAGGAAGAATCTCCCCGTTACCATGCCCGTGAAGTGGCGCTGATACGGGCCAAACTGTCGGGGAGTATAGTTATTCTGGGCAGCGCCACGCCCGCAATCGAGACATATTATGAGGCTCTTACGGGAAAACACACGCTGATTACCATGCAAAAGCGGGTTGACGATGCTCCCATGCCGCCTGTTACTGTTGTTGATATGCGCGAGGAATTGGCAAAAGGCCGCCGCAGTGTTATTTCTGAGGCCCTGCAAGAAATGCTTACCCAAGTCTTAGCCCGGAAAGAACAGGCTGTCATTTTGCTTAACCGCCGGGGCTATTCAACTTTTGTCCTTTGCCGCGAATGCGGGCATGTGTTAAAATGCCGCCATTGCGATATTGCTTTAGTGTACCACGCATCTGCTAATACTTTACGCTGTCATTATTGCCAGGAGCGGCACGCTGTGCCTGATACCTGCCCTGAATGCGGCAGCCGGTATATCCGTTATTTTGGCACAGGCACAGAGAAGGTGGAAGAAGCGCTTGCCACGCTATTCCCGGCCGCAAGAATTGTCCGCATGGATCAAGATACCACAGGCGCTAAAATGGCCCATGACAAAATATTATCAGCTTTCGCCGCCGGGGATTATGATATCCTTTTAGGTACCCAAATGGTGGCCAAAGGCCATGACATTCCTAATGTAACAGCGGTTGGTATTATTTCTGCTGACACTGCTCTTAACTTGCCTGATTTCCGGGCAGCCGAAAAAACATTTTCCCTGCTTACTCAGGCTGCCGGCCGGGCTGGCCGTGGCGTAAAGGCAGGACGGGTGATAATGCAGACTTACAATCCGGAACATTATGCCATTACTGCTGGTGCAGATCATAACTATCAAGGCTTCTATCAGAGTGAAATACAGTTTCGCCACCAGTTAAACTATCCCCCATATACAAAATTAATAAAAATTACCGTTCAGTCCGGCAATGAAGCTGGCGTTCACCACTCTGCCAGTCAGCTGGCAGCCCAACTTAATCAGTTACTTACAGCAACCGGGACATTAATTATAGGTCCTTTTCCAGCGTCAATTAATAAAATTAAAGATATTTTCCGGGTTAATATTATAATCAAAACTCATGATCTAAGCGGTGCAAGAAAGTGTATATCGGCTCTCGGCATTGCTAACCGCAAAGATATAATAATCGACATTGACCCGGTAAATGTTCTCTAG
- the def1 gene encoding Peptide deformylase 1, translated as MAVMEIKKAGDTVLKEIAAPVDKIDRKIKQLLDNMAETMYAADGVGLAAPQVGVSLRLVVIDIGEGLIELINPEIIASEGCESGNEGCLSVPGMYGEVERYATVTVEALNRNGKKIRITGSGLLSRALQHEIDHLNGILFIELAKTIHKG; from the coding sequence ATGGCAGTAATGGAAATAAAAAAGGCGGGCGATACAGTACTCAAAGAAATCGCCGCACCAGTTGATAAAATTGATCGTAAAATCAAACAATTGCTTGACAATATGGCTGAAACCATGTATGCGGCCGACGGAGTAGGACTGGCAGCACCACAAGTCGGCGTATCGCTAAGACTAGTGGTAATTGATATCGGCGAAGGTCTGATCGAGCTAATTAATCCTGAAATTATCGCCAGTGAAGGCTGCGAGAGTGGTAACGAAGGCTGCTTAAGCGTACCAGGTATGTACGGTGAAGTTGAAAGATACGCTACTGTCACTGTTGAAGCATTGAACCGAAACGGCAAGAAAATCCGGATTACCGGTTCCGGCCTATTGTCCAGGGCGCTACAGCATGAGATCGATCACCTTAATGGCATTCTGTTCATCGAATTGGCAAAAACCATACACAAGGGGTAA
- the prpC gene encoding Protein phosphatase PrpC has translation MLAFAQSDIGMVRKTNEDSYIFLPPHLFVVADGMGGHVAGEIASNLGANTILEYIKHYSQQSNWEQVLKEAIIHANKIIYQMAQCKSECLGMGTTITAIYIDGPEVHWGHVGDSRLYLIRDNKLHQVTSDHSLVWELVQSGSITFAEAQGHPHRNILTRAVGTSETICVDSGSLAWQVGDSLLLCTDGLTNMLTEEDILTICLKPESPQTIVTQLINQANAAGGYDNITAIIVQYRD, from the coding sequence ATGCTGGCATTTGCACAGTCGGACATTGGTATGGTACGCAAAACCAATGAAGATAGTTATATTTTTTTGCCACCGCACCTGTTTGTAGTTGCCGATGGCATGGGCGGACATGTTGCGGGAGAGATTGCCAGCAACTTAGGAGCCAATACTATCCTTGAATATATAAAACACTATAGCCAACAATCAAATTGGGAACAAGTTCTAAAAGAAGCAATTATCCATGCTAATAAAATCATTTATCAAATGGCTCAGTGCAAAAGCGAGTGCCTGGGTATGGGCACTACTATAACAGCAATCTATATTGACGGACCGGAAGTACACTGGGGACACGTAGGCGATAGCCGGCTTTATTTGATTAGAGATAACAAACTTCATCAAGTAACCAGTGATCATTCTTTAGTCTGGGAACTGGTTCAAAGTGGTAGTATAACATTTGCCGAAGCTCAGGGCCATCCGCACCGTAATATTTTGACAAGAGCAGTAGGCACCAGTGAAACAATTTGTGTTGATTCCGGCAGCCTGGCTTGGCAGGTTGGCGATAGTCTGCTACTGTGTACTGACGGGTTAACCAATATGTTGACTGAAGAAGATATATTAACGATCTGCCTAAAACCGGAAAGCCCGCAGACTATTGTCACCCAGCTTATAAACCAGGCTAATGCAGCTGGCGGCTATGATAATATTACTGCAATTATCGTGCAATACAGGGATTAG